From a single Okeanomitos corallinicola TIOX110 genomic region:
- a CDS encoding DUF1818 family protein, with product MTNTKVIKSGNGWRIGWNPDAPKFKGLVGTDDWAIELTEAELNDFCRLVSQLADSMKHLASELMDEEKIAGEAESELLWMEVEGYPHSYSLRLILNTERCVEGKWDVEAVPGLLQAAAVLKVF from the coding sequence ATGACTAATACAAAAGTAATTAAAAGCGGAAATGGTTGGCGTATAGGTTGGAATCCAGACGCACCAAAGTTCAAAGGCTTAGTTGGTACAGATGATTGGGCAATAGAATTAACAGAAGCTGAACTAAATGATTTTTGTCGCTTAGTGAGTCAGCTTGCAGATAGCATGAAGCATCTAGCCTCTGAATTAATGGATGAAGAAAAAATTGCCGGTGAAGCGGAAAGTGAGCTTTTATGGATGGAAGTCGAAGGATATCCCCACAGTTACAGTTTGCGCTTGATTCTCAATACAGAGCGTTGTGTAGAAGGAAAATGGGATGTGGAAGCTGTGCCAGGTTTATTGCAAGCTGCGGCTGTCCTAAAAGTGTTCTGA
- a CDS encoding hemolysin family protein has product MILARALAVIGSPDLIWTDIGLRLLSVLLLIAINAFFVTAEFSMVTVRRTRIHQLVQAGDIPAIAVETLQRSIDRLLSTAQLGITLSSLALGWIGESTIVVLLEAWLQSWSLPGNLSNFLAHSFSVPITFFLIAYLQIVLGELFPKSIAMLYSEQLARFLAPSVRAIVRFFSPVIWVLNQSTRYLLRLFGIEYTGQSWRPPVTPEELQLIISTERESTGLELAERELLNNVFEFGDITAQDVMIPRNSIVTLSEDATFQIFLEEITVTGHSRYPVIGESLDNICGIVYFQDLALPLATGKLTLESQIKPWIRPPRFVPEQTLLSELLPMMQQEKPAMVIVVNEFGGIVGLVTIQDVIAEIIGDAGEPDVSDDLLIEMLDPQTFLVQAQINLEEINEVLHTNLPLTRQYQTLGGFLLYQLQAIPTKGETLRYENLEFTVVSVIGPRLHQIQIRRFPELNG; this is encoded by the coding sequence ATAATTTTGGCACGAGCTTTAGCGGTGATCGGTTCTCCTGACTTAATTTGGACAGATATTGGGTTGCGATTGTTATCAGTTCTACTGCTGATTGCAATTAATGCCTTCTTTGTAACAGCGGAATTTTCCATGGTAACTGTGCGACGAACTCGTATTCATCAGCTAGTTCAGGCTGGTGATATACCTGCGATCGCAGTAGAAACATTACAACGTAGTATAGACAGATTGCTGTCTACTGCTCAATTAGGAATTACTCTTTCTAGTTTGGCCTTAGGTTGGATTGGCGAAAGTACCATTGTTGTTTTGTTAGAGGCTTGGTTACAGTCCTGGTCTTTACCTGGGAATTTGAGTAATTTTCTGGCTCATTCTTTCTCAGTTCCCATCACATTTTTTTTAATTGCCTATTTACAAATTGTCTTAGGGGAGTTATTTCCTAAGTCAATTGCGATGTTGTATTCGGAACAACTGGCCAGGTTCTTAGCTCCTTCAGTCAGAGCGATAGTCCGATTTTTCAGTCCAGTAATTTGGGTTCTCAATCAATCAACCCGTTACCTGTTAAGGTTATTTGGCATTGAATACACAGGTCAAAGTTGGCGGCCACCTGTAACTCCTGAAGAGTTGCAATTGATTATCTCCACAGAACGGGAATCAACGGGTTTGGAATTAGCAGAACGTGAGCTACTGAATAATGTGTTTGAATTTGGAGACATTACTGCTCAAGATGTGATGATTCCCCGGAATAGCATTGTGACTTTATCTGAAGATGCTACATTCCAAATATTTTTGGAAGAAATAACTGTGACTGGTCATTCCCGTTATCCTGTTATTGGTGAGTCTTTAGACAATATTTGCGGTATTGTTTACTTTCAGGATTTGGCATTACCTCTAGCTACAGGAAAATTGACCTTAGAATCACAGATTAAACCTTGGATACGTCCCCCTCGCTTTGTTCCAGAACAGACTTTGTTAAGTGAATTATTACCCATGATGCAGCAAGAAAAACCAGCAATGGTGATTGTTGTTAATGAGTTTGGCGGTATTGTGGGACTGGTGACAATTCAAGATGTAATTGCTGAGATTATAGGTGATGCAGGTGAACCAGATGTTAGCGATGACTTGCTGATTGAAATGTTAGATCCGCAAACATTTTTAGTGCAAGCACAGATTAATTTAGAAGAAATCAATGAGGTGTTACATACCAATTTACCTTTAACGCGACAATATCAAACCTTGGGTGGGTTTTTACTGTATCAACTACAAGCAATTCCCACTAAGGGGGAGACTTTACGTTATGAAAATCTAGAATTTACTGTAGTATCGGTAATTGGACCACGATTACACCAAATTCAAATTAGGAGATTTCCAGAACTTAACGGGTGA
- the era gene encoding GTPase Era produces MIDSNNDILSFSEAVTIPQAAPNFKSGFIGIIGRPNVGKSTLMNELVGQKIAITSPIAQTTRNRLRGILTTEKAQLIFVDTPGIHKPHHQLGEVLVKNARIAIESVDVVLFVVDGAVVCGGGDRFIVDLLKGSQIPVILGINKVDQQPLEFQQIDESYLQLARENKWQAVKFSALNATGLLELQDLLIDNLEPGPFYYPPDLVTDQPERFIMGELIREQILLLTREEVPHSVAIAIDLVEETPAITRVLATIHVERDSQKGILIGKGGTMLKSIGSAARQQIQKLIAGKVYLELFVKVQPKWRHSRVRLAELGYRVEE; encoded by the coding sequence ATGATTGATAGTAATAATGATATTTTATCATTTTCCGAAGCAGTAACAATCCCTCAAGCTGCTCCTAATTTTAAATCCGGTTTTATTGGCATTATTGGCCGTCCTAATGTGGGTAAATCAACTTTGATGAATGAGTTGGTAGGACAAAAAATTGCGATTACTTCTCCTATTGCTCAAACTACTAGGAATCGTTTACGGGGAATTTTAACTACTGAAAAAGCGCAGTTAATTTTTGTAGATACTCCGGGAATTCATAAACCCCATCATCAATTGGGAGAAGTGTTGGTAAAAAATGCCAGAATTGCGATTGAGTCGGTGGATGTAGTTCTGTTTGTAGTTGATGGTGCGGTTGTTTGTGGTGGTGGCGATCGCTTTATTGTGGATTTACTTAAAGGTAGTCAAATACCAGTAATTTTAGGGATTAATAAAGTTGATCAACAACCTTTAGAGTTTCAACAAATAGATGAAAGTTACTTACAGTTAGCTAGGGAAAATAAATGGCAAGCTGTTAAGTTTTCTGCCTTAAATGCTACGGGTTTATTAGAATTACAAGATTTATTAATTGACAATTTAGAACCGGGTCCTTTTTATTATCCACCGGATTTGGTTACTGATCAACCGGAAAGATTTATTATGGGTGAATTGATTCGAGAACAAATTTTATTGTTAACCCGTGAAGAAGTTCCCCATTCTGTGGCGATCGCCATTGATTTAGTCGAAGAAACCCCAGCTATTACCCGTGTTCTTGCTACTATTCACGTTGAAAGAGACTCCCAAAAAGGCATTTTAATTGGTAAAGGTGGGACAATGCTAAAGTCTATTGGTAGCGCTGCACGGCAACAAATTCAAAAACTAATAGCGGGTAAAGTTTATTTAGAATTGTTTGTGAAAGTACAACCAAAATGGCGACATTCAAGAGTTAGGTTAGCAGAATTGGGATATAGAGTTGAAGAATAG
- a CDS encoding M15 family metallopeptidase, whose translation MRPYHKINIIESGEILVKIPLELFAVETPHPYEKLGANYGKYSPYFLRKTVVEKLIAAQNYLHSLHPDWYIQIFDAYRPVAVQQFMVDYSFAQAVTEKELKKSDLSPQELAAIWQQVYDIWAVPSLDMNTPPPHSTGAAVDITLVNNHGEVVNMGSPIDEMSDRSYPDFFINKNPEFHQLRQLLNDVMMQVGFTRNPREWWHFSYGDQMWAWLSHQPTAIYGRLVL comes from the coding sequence ATGCGTCCATATCATAAAATTAATATCATTGAATCTGGCGAAATTTTAGTCAAAATACCTCTAGAATTATTCGCTGTAGAAACTCCCCATCCTTACGAAAAATTAGGTGCTAATTATGGAAAATATTCACCTTATTTTCTGCGAAAAACTGTTGTTGAAAAATTAATTGCTGCTCAGAATTATCTACATTCATTACATCCTGATTGGTATATTCAAATATTTGACGCTTACCGCCCAGTGGCTGTACAACAGTTTATGGTTGATTATAGTTTTGCACAAGCTGTAACAGAAAAAGAACTAAAAAAATCAGATTTATCACCCCAAGAATTAGCAGCAATTTGGCAACAAGTTTATGATATTTGGGCTGTACCAAGTTTAGATATGAATACTCCTCCCCCTCATAGTACAGGTGCTGCGGTGGATATTACTTTAGTAAATAATCATGGGGAAGTTGTGAATATGGGTTCACCCATTGATGAAATGTCTGATCGTTCCTACCCCGATTTTTTTATTAATAAAAACCCAGAATTTCATCAATTACGACAGTTGTTGAATGATGTGATGATGCAAGTGGGATTTACACGCAACCCCAGAGAATGGTGGCATTTTTCCTATGGTGATCAAATGTGGGCTTGGTTATCTCATCAACCTACAGCAATTTATGGGCGATTGGTGTTGTAA
- the yidD gene encoding membrane protein insertion efficiency factor YidD, producing MKILLIWLIKGYRLFISPLFPPTCRFQPTCSMYAIQAIESFGVIRGSWMAIGRILRCHPFHPGGYDPVPEKEKHSCCQDHE from the coding sequence ATGAAAATATTATTAATTTGGCTAATTAAGGGTTATCGGTTGTTTATTTCTCCCCTATTTCCCCCCACTTGTCGCTTTCAACCTACTTGTTCAATGTATGCTATTCAAGCTATTGAAAGTTTTGGGGTTATCCGTGGTAGCTGGATGGCTATTGGGCGAATTCTACGTTGTCATCCCTTCCACCCTGGAGGTTATGATCCTGTTCCTGAAAAGGAAAAACATTCATGTTGTCAAGATCATGAATGA
- a CDS encoding diacylglycerol/polyprenol kinase family protein yields MFTTFPSLESTFPLWLQISISAAWVLLIILIAWLVSRFTDSEPEIIRKIVHIGTGNVILLAWLLNIPAIVGITAAILASLITLLSYIFPILPGINSVGRQSLGTFFYAVSIGILVAVFWDLQQPQYAALGILTMAWGDGLAGLIGRRFGQHKYQLFGSNKSWEGSLTVTLVSLLVCILILLATQGNSWEIWLISIVVAIVATALEAISFLGIDNLTVPIGSAVLAYGLVQILALN; encoded by the coding sequence TTGTTTACTACATTTCCTAGTTTAGAATCTACTTTCCCATTGTGGCTGCAAATTAGCATCTCTGCTGCTTGGGTATTATTGATAATTCTCATCGCTTGGTTGGTGAGTCGCTTTACTGACAGCGAACCCGAAATTATTCGTAAAATAGTTCATATTGGCACAGGCAATGTAATTTTACTAGCCTGGTTACTAAATATTCCTGCCATAGTTGGGATTACAGCTGCTATTTTAGCTAGTTTAATTACTCTATTATCCTACATTTTTCCGATTTTACCAGGAATTAATAGTGTTGGTCGTCAAAGTTTGGGAACATTTTTCTATGCTGTTAGTATTGGGATTTTAGTTGCTGTTTTTTGGGATTTGCAACAACCTCAATATGCAGCTTTAGGAATTCTTACTATGGCTTGGGGTGATGGACTAGCGGGTTTAATTGGGAGAAGATTTGGTCAGCATAAATATCAACTGTTTGGCTCAAATAAAAGCTGGGAAGGTTCTTTAACTGTAACTCTTGTGAGTTTATTGGTTTGTATTTTAATTTTATTGGCGACACAAGGTAATAGTTGGGAAATATGGTTAATATCAATAGTTGTAGCGATAGTAGCTACAGCTTTAGAAGCTATTTCTTTTTTAGGTATTGATAATTTAACAGTTCCTATTGGTAGTGCAGTTTTGGCTTATGGACTGGTGCAAATTCTAGCTTTGAATTGA
- a CDS encoding CTB family bacteriocin has translation MSNQINSALFVTLSDYQQEFITGGADFELAGSNFANRLANLQGTTVSGPNGSTGNSIGTSSATNTAAQDLLGLGAATIPDVGALGAAPILNGQGAIEGPMAGAVPVAPVGGGGPFGGAGGPFG, from the coding sequence ATGTCAAATCAAATAAATTCTGCTTTGTTCGTGACATTATCTGACTACCAACAAGAATTTATTACTGGTGGGGCTGATTTTGAATTGGCTGGTAGTAACTTCGCTAACAGATTAGCAAATCTGCAAGGTACTACAGTTTCTGGTCCTAACGGTAGCACCGGTAATTCTATAGGTACAAGTTCTGCTACCAATACCGCAGCGCAAGACTTGTTAGGGTTGGGTGCAGCTACTATTCCTGATGTTGGTGCTTTGGGTGCTGCACCTATTCTGAATGGACAAGGAGCAATCGAAGGGCCAATGGCTGGAGCAGTCCCTGTCGCCCCTGTTGGTGGTGGCGGTCCTTTCGGAGGTGCTGGGGGTCCTTTCGGCTAA
- a CDS encoding CTB family bacteriocin gives MSYITIPLLTDLSEQQQEIITGATDFELAGSNFANRIVMLRGLTSSGPNGSFASSFGQSSEVNTAAQDFLGLGALSIPNFPALGQAPILNGLPSLPRLGLRSLGNLINQDT, from the coding sequence ATGTCATATATCACCATACCTTTACTTACAGATTTATCTGAACAACAACAGGAAATTATCACTGGTGCTACTGATTTTGAGTTAGCTGGTAGCAATTTTGCCAATAGAATTGTGATGTTACGCGGTTTAACATCTTCTGGACCTAATGGTAGTTTTGCTAGTTCTTTTGGTCAAAGTTCGGAAGTTAATACCGCAGCACAGGATTTTTTAGGATTGGGTGCATTATCTATACCTAATTTTCCAGCTTTAGGACAAGCACCGATTCTTAATGGTTTACCATCTTTACCCAGACTTGGTTTAAGAAGTTTAGGCAATTTAATCAATCAAGATACTTAA
- a CDS encoding CTB family bacteriocin, whose protein sequence is MLLKIIQPPLLMEIPNHDQELIKGGNKAQMSNNKFTQENSNTFQANNADKFGNISQVQTDFSDVNSGAQSILSSDVIGQNQSHGINTLTAI, encoded by the coding sequence ATGTTATTAAAAATAATCCAACCACCATTATTGATGGAAATACCTAATCACGATCAAGAATTAATCAAGGGTGGTAATAAAGCCCAGATGAGTAATAATAAATTTACTCAGGAAAACTCTAATACTTTCCAAGCGAATAATGCTGATAAGTTTGGCAATATTTCTCAAGTTCAAACTGATTTTAGTGATGTTAACAGTGGCGCGCAGTCCATATTATCATCTGATGTGATTGGTCAAAATCAATCCCATGGCATAAATACTTTAACAGCAATTTAA
- a CDS encoding HlyD family efflux transporter periplasmic adaptor subunit — protein MNSLDRHENYIWNTVSDHSYDHLHLVEVNEFLPQIQKWTSIGVGVMMTIFVVGVGLTNVLTYKVTVKVPANIRPVGELKLVESSISGQVQKILVKANQVINQDDAIAYIDNSRLQTQKQQLENIIQQSKLQLLQVDAQIEEINNQIQAQTNLNNRIVVAAQAEFMGTQRNFEDQQIKANAEMKLAQVELKFTRLQLERLQKEKLLSATIEEAQAALNLARLQRDRLQAIANSGAISQSILEEKEQAVKSAQAKLEQTKNNAKNLWEEKEQALKIAQTNLEKAKTAINPHDSAVIMAAERIKQEQARGEASLAALKKELQTLLQQKLEIQKQLTRTDQDLQQTKTDLNKSIIRAPITGTLLQLKLRNPGQVVQPSEAIAQIAPLNAPLQIKAYIPAQDINKVAKNQKVQMRVSACPYPDYGTLKGIVTNVAPDALPIIQNQLNNNTNSSQTIGYEITIEPETLYLSRGESRCHLQSGMQGLAEVISRQETVMQFILRKARLITDL, from the coding sequence GTGAATTCTTTAGACCGCCACGAAAACTATATTTGGAATACAGTTAGTGATCATAGTTATGATCATTTACATTTAGTAGAAGTAAATGAGTTTTTACCCCAAATCCAGAAATGGACTAGCATTGGTGTGGGGGTAATGATGACTATATTTGTGGTGGGTGTAGGTTTAACAAATGTGCTTACTTATAAGGTAACTGTGAAAGTTCCTGCTAATATTAGACCTGTGGGAGAATTAAAGTTAGTTGAATCATCTATTTCTGGTCAGGTACAAAAAATTCTTGTCAAGGCTAATCAGGTAATTAATCAAGATGATGCAATCGCCTATATTGACAATTCTCGTCTGCAAACACAGAAACAACAATTAGAAAATATTATTCAACAAAGTAAGTTACAACTTTTACAAGTTGATGCTCAAATCGAAGAAATTAATAATCAAATACAAGCACAGACCAACTTAAATAACCGGATAGTTGTTGCTGCACAAGCTGAGTTTATGGGTACTCAAAGAAACTTTGAAGACCAACAAATTAAGGCTAATGCAGAAATGAAACTAGCACAAGTTGAATTAAAATTTACTAGATTACAATTAGAACGTTTACAAAAAGAAAAACTACTAAGTGCAACTATTGAAGAAGCACAAGCAGCTTTAAATTTAGCCAGATTACAAAGAGATAGATTACAAGCAATTGCAAATTCTGGTGCTATTTCTCAAAGTATTTTAGAAGAAAAAGAACAAGCTGTTAAATCTGCTCAAGCTAAGTTAGAACAGACTAAAAACAATGCTAAAAATCTTTGGGAGGAAAAAGAACAAGCTTTGAAAATTGCTCAAACAAATCTAGAAAAAGCAAAAACAGCTATTAATCCTCATGATTCTGCGGTAATTATGGCAGCAGAAAGAATTAAACAAGAACAAGCTAGAGGTGAAGCAAGTTTAGCAGCTTTAAAAAAAGAATTGCAAACTTTATTACAACAAAAGTTAGAAATTCAAAAGCAATTAACTCGTACTGATCAAGATTTACAACAAACAAAAACTGACTTAAATAAAAGTATAATTCGCGCACCAATTACTGGTACATTATTACAATTAAAACTGCGTAACCCTGGACAAGTCGTACAACCTAGTGAAGCCATAGCGCAAATTGCACCTCTTAATGCACCTTTACAAATTAAGGCTTATATTCCTGCTCAAGATATTAATAAAGTAGCCAAAAATCAGAAAGTACAAATGCGAGTTTCTGCTTGTCCCTATCCAGATTATGGAACTCTTAAAGGTATTGTTACAAATGTCGCTCCAGATGCTTTACCTATTATACAAAATCAACTTAATAATAATACTAATTCTTCCCAAACAATTGGTTATGAAATTACTATTGAACCAGAGACACTGTATCTCAGTAGAGGTGAAAGCCGATGTCATTTACAATCAGGAATGCAAGGTTTAGCTGAAGTTATTTCTCGTCAGGAAACTGTCATGCAATTTATCCTCAGAAAAGCCAGATTAATTACTGATTTGTGA
- a CDS encoding peptidase domain-containing ABC transporter translates to MFNIFKNRQKHQCILQASEEDCGAACLAAICKYYGRFLSINKSREAVGTGQLGTTLLGLKRGSENLGFNARAVKALPEIVDKITEIKLPAIIHWRGYHWVILYGKKSKNYIIADPAVGIRHINRQELLTAWNGVMLLLEPDSERFYQQPHEQPHGGLLRFFMRILPHRGLLAQVLIINIALGILALGSPILIQLLTDDVLVRGDIQLLTVVVISVIVMTLFSSSLQVIQATMIAYFGQQLQLGLVLDFGRRILQLPLTYYESRRSGEITSRLSDINEINQLISQVVVLLPSQFFIAIISLVLMLFYSWQLTIAVLVFAAIMTLASLPFLPILQQKTRSLLVLGAENQGVLVETFKGAQVMKTTNAAPQFWDEFQSRFGRLANLTFSTIQIGIINGTVSKLLSTLGGVILLSIGSMLVINHKLSIGQMLAFNVLQVNVLALIGSLIGLVDEYFRSQTAISRLLEVIDATPEVVGGSQKPIAQIASNDDILFSHLTFHHAGRVDLLEDFSLKLPGGKVIALIGQSGCGKSTLAKLIAGLYQPTSGNIRIGFFNIHDLALDCLRQQVVYVPQEPHFWSRSILENFRLGTPTIAFEDIVKACEVADADSFISQLPNKYQTVLGEFGANLSGGQRQRLAIARGILTNPPILILDEATAGLDPVSETHVLDRLLEYRQGETTILITHRPSVINRADWIVFMDKGEVILQGSRDIFLSQKGEHLKFLTI, encoded by the coding sequence ATGTTTAACATATTCAAAAATCGTCAAAAACATCAATGTATTTTACAGGCTAGTGAAGAAGACTGTGGTGCGGCTTGTTTAGCTGCTATCTGTAAATATTACGGACGTTTTTTAAGCATTAATAAAAGTAGAGAAGCCGTAGGTACAGGTCAATTAGGTACAACTTTATTAGGTTTAAAACGCGGTTCTGAGAATTTAGGATTTAATGCTAGAGCAGTAAAAGCATTACCAGAAATTGTTGATAAAATCACTGAAATTAAACTACCAGCAATTATTCATTGGCGTGGTTATCACTGGGTAATTTTATATGGTAAAAAAAGTAAAAATTATATTATAGCTGATCCGGCTGTAGGTATTCGCCATATCAACCGCCAAGAATTATTAACAGCTTGGAATGGCGTTATGCTCCTATTAGAGCCAGATTCAGAAAGGTTTTATCAACAACCCCATGAACAACCTCATGGTGGTTTATTGCGCTTTTTTATGCGGATTCTGCCCCATCGGGGACTACTTGCTCAAGTTCTAATTATTAATATTGCCTTGGGTATTTTAGCATTAGGCAGTCCTATTTTAATTCAATTATTAACAGATGATGTTTTAGTCAGAGGTGATATTCAATTATTGACAGTTGTGGTAATTTCTGTCATTGTCATGACATTATTTAGTAGTAGCTTGCAAGTCATACAAGCAACTATGATTGCTTATTTTGGACAACAATTACAATTAGGTTTAGTCTTAGATTTTGGTCGCAGAATTTTACAATTACCTTTAACTTATTATGAATCTCGACGTAGCGGAGAAATTACCAGTAGATTGAGTGACATTAATGAAATTAATCAATTAATTTCTCAAGTAGTTGTACTTTTACCCAGTCAGTTTTTTATCGCCATAATTTCTTTAGTATTAATGCTATTTTATAGCTGGCAACTTACAATAGCAGTGCTTGTATTTGCTGCCATAATGACTTTAGCTAGTTTACCATTTTTACCTATTCTGCAACAAAAAACTCGCAGTTTATTAGTTTTAGGTGCAGAAAATCAAGGGGTCTTAGTGGAAACTTTTAAAGGCGCGCAGGTCATGAAAACTACTAATGCTGCTCCTCAATTCTGGGATGAATTTCAAAGTCGTTTTGGTCGTTTAGCTAATCTTACTTTTAGCACAATTCAAATCGGAATCATCAATGGTACTGTTTCTAAACTTCTATCTACCCTTGGTGGTGTCATCCTATTATCAATAGGTAGTATGTTGGTAATTAATCACAAATTAAGTATTGGTCAAATGTTGGCTTTTAATGTTTTACAAGTCAATGTTTTAGCTTTAATTGGTTCTTTAATTGGTTTAGTAGATGAATATTTTCGTTCCCAAACTGCTATTTCGCGTTTATTAGAAGTTATTGATGCGACACCAGAAGTAGTTGGAGGTAGTCAAAAACCAATTGCACAAATTGCTAGTAATGATGATATTCTTTTTTCTCATCTTACCTTTCATCATGCCGGTAGAGTAGATTTATTAGAGGATTTTTCTCTCAAGCTTCCCGGTGGAAAAGTAATTGCTTTAATTGGTCAATCTGGTTGTGGTAAAAGTACCTTAGCAAAACTAATTGCAGGTTTATATCAACCCACTTCAGGTAATATCCGCATCGGTTTTTTTAATATCCATGATCTAGCTTTAGATTGTTTACGACAACAAGTGGTTTATGTACCCCAAGAACCTCATTTTTGGAGTCGTTCAATTTTAGAAAATTTCCGTTTAGGAACTCCAACTATTGCTTTTGAAGACATTGTTAAAGCTTGTGAAGTTGCAGATGCAGATAGTTTTATTAGTCAATTACCCAATAAATATCAAACTGTATTGGGAGAATTTGGTGCAAACCTTTCCGGTGGACAAAGACAAAGATTAGCGATCGCCAGAGGTATACTTACCAACCCACCAATTCTAATTTTAGATGAAGCTACAGCAGGACTAGATCCTGTTAGCGAAACTCATGTTTTAGACAGATTATTAGAATATCGTCAAGGAGAAACTACAATTTTAATTACCCATCGTCCTAGTGTCATTAATCGTGCAGATTGGATAGTTTTTATGGATAAAGGTGAGGTAATTTTACAAGGTAGTAGAGATATCTTTTTATCTCAAAAAGGAGAGCATTTAAAATTTTTAACTATATAA
- a CDS encoding alpha/beta fold hydrolase, which yields MTNLTDIFALPKTWMWQDFPICYQTQGNKGPAVILIHGFGASWGHWRKNIPVLAENYRVYALDLIGFGASAKPEPGEKITYTLETWGQQVADFCREVVGEPAFLIGNSIGCIVILQAAVIAPDMALGTALINCSLRLLHDRKRLTLPWTKRLGAPILQKILSIKAVGNFFFNQLAKPNTVKKILLQAYANGETVTDELIEILMKPASDPGAAAVFLAFTAYSSGPLPEDLLPILSCPVIILWGTADPWEPINLGQELANFPQVQKFIPLEGVGHCPQDEAPELVNPILQDWIGALSV from the coding sequence ATGACCAACTTAACAGATATATTTGCATTACCTAAAACCTGGATGTGGCAAGATTTCCCCATCTGTTATCAGACCCAAGGAAACAAAGGGCCTGCTGTAATTTTAATACATGGGTTTGGTGCATCATGGGGACATTGGCGCAAAAATATACCAGTATTAGCAGAAAATTACCGCGTCTATGCTCTTGATTTAATAGGTTTTGGCGCATCTGCTAAACCAGAACCAGGGGAAAAAATCACATACACATTAGAAACGTGGGGACAACAAGTTGCAGATTTTTGTCGGGAAGTGGTGGGAGAACCTGCATTTTTAATAGGTAATTCTATTGGCTGTATTGTAATTTTACAAGCTGCTGTCATTGCCCCAGATATGGCTTTAGGAACAGCTTTAATTAACTGTTCTTTGCGTTTATTACATGATCGCAAACGATTAACTTTACCTTGGACAAAACGCCTGGGTGCGCCGATTTTACAAAAGATTCTATCAATTAAAGCAGTCGGCAACTTCTTTTTCAATCAATTAGCTAAACCAAATACAGTTAAAAAAATTCTGTTACAAGCCTATGCGAACGGAGAGACAGTAACAGATGAATTAATAGAAATTTTAATGAAACCAGCTAGTGATCCCGGTGCTGCTGCGGTTTTTCTAGCTTTCACGGCCTATTCTAGTGGACCATTACCGGAAGACCTTTTACCTATTTTGTCTTGTCCAGTGATTATTTTATGGGGAACGGCTGACCCTTGGGAACCAATTAATTTAGGTCAAGAGTTAGCCAATTTTCCCCAAGTACAAAAATTTATTCCCTTAGAAGGAGTGGGACACTGCCCCCAGGATGAGGCACCGGAGTTAGTCAACCCCATTTTACAAGATTGGATTGGTGCGCTATCGGTTTAA
- a CDS encoding thioredoxin family protein, with product MNKLETIDTPIGSYAPDFELPGIDDRVHHLSRYLENLRSVCVVSMSNKCPYVEQYIDRLKNIQAEFAENGFTLIGLNSSQDELGQEGSSGSNFENMKKFGDRHQLNFPYLWDTTQDVTRSFGTITTATAFLIDSNGILRYKGQIDDHPQDPSASGTDYLTNAIANLFASQEIQPTETPQVGTPLTWRK from the coding sequence ATGAACAAATTAGAAACAATTGATACTCCAATAGGTAGTTATGCCCCAGATTTTGAGTTGCCCGGAATTGATGATCGAGTACACCATCTTAGTCGCTATTTAGAGAACTTACGCTCAGTCTGCGTAGTTTCTATGTCTAATAAATGCCCTTATGTAGAACAATATATAGACAGACTCAAGAACATCCAAGCAGAATTTGCCGAGAATGGTTTTACACTTATAGGCTTAAATAGTAGTCAAGACGAACTAGGCCAAGAGGGTAGTTCTGGTTCAAATTTTGAGAATATGAAAAAGTTTGGCGATCGCCATCAATTAAATTTTCCCTATCTATGGGACACAACACAAGATGTCACCCGTAGCTTTGGCACTATCACTACAGCCACTGCATTTTTAATTGATAGTAACGGGATTTTGCGTTACAAAGGTCAAATTGACGATCATCCCCAAGATCCATCAGCTTCAGGGACAGATTATTTAACGAATGCGATCGCCAATTTATTTGCCAGCCAAGAAATTCAACCAACCGAAACTCCACAGGTAGGTACACCACTAACATGGCGGAAATAA